Genomic window (Alligator mississippiensis isolate rAllMis1 chromosome 7, rAllMis1, whole genome shotgun sequence):
ATCTCCCAGTAAGATTCACGTTTCTTTTGATCTATACTGGTTTCAACTTTGGAGTACTTTAAGTTAGTAAACGTGAGGTAAGTGTTTTTGCTGCACCAACCTTTATTTGGTATAGTTTCTTCATGTGCTTGTTTCAATGTGTACAAAGTCAACCTAGCTACTGATTGATAGGACAATGGAAACATCTTATCAAATGAAGCCAGCAGACTCCTTCTCTACGACTTTCTGCACTGcagaaactagggctgtgcaaagctttgggtgctgatttagatttggaggagattcggcccgattcagtggccgaatctccaaatccaaattgaattgggagaccaatgaAAAAGTCTCTACTCAACAgctactgccaggcaggggggtgattccctgctgccccccatagtcccctgccacatggggggggggggcctctgcCACGAGCCTCCCaaaccctgcctgctctcccagcccaccccagctcccagctcccagttcttaaaaaaaaaaaaaaaagccccagctcactggctgctgcagtggcctcagggcttctagTAGAGccctccccctcagcctccctgcagggcagtggggattgcccctctgCTTGACagcaaggggaggtgggggggttcgGTTTCTAagctgggaggctggagccaggcgggtcagccattgacggggctgggagagcgggtgggagggatgggctgctttggctgcagccaaatctcctaatcagactctaagcgaatactagccgctttgcacaggcctagcagaATCTCTATATATTCCTATGTAATCACAAGTGGGACTGGAAAGGGGTTTTGCACATTGTACCGGTTCAGAGCTCTTATCCATGCTTCTGTCATACAAGAAAACTTGCATAATGTGTGTTCAGGTGCAAGAGTTGCCATTCCTTTTGTCTACTGGAGAAGTCAAGAAGCCATGCAGAAATGTAGTGCCTAATGCCTCTTTTGGTGAAGGGGAtggattttctctctcttctaATTCTGTTCCCCACAGAATGCATGGGCACTCAGATTCAATATAGGAAAGGATTATGTACCCAGGGGGTTTATGCCTGTCAACTTGAATAGTGCAATTTTACACTGAGGAGATTAAATAAATAGGTTGTATTGAAATATGCACACTTAAGATGCTCATAATAATAGCAGCACTCCACTCTGAATTTCTTTGCCATTCTCTTCACTAGAAAAGGTTTCCACTGCCTATTTTTGTAGTTGATCAAGCAATTGTATATCCACAATCAAACTACTAAAAGGCAGCATGCTACCTGtgatgacttaaaaaaaaaaaaaaaggctgtgtactccccctcccccttttaaaAAAGTACCTGAAAAAATGTTCTGTGGGCTTTGTTCCCAACACATTCATCATTCAATATATTGTGCATGGACACAGGAACTAACTGCAGACACACTAATGCTAGTTGTAAACCTGACCTTTTTGCTACTGTACatgaatttaatattttatatactcGTATGTAGCTACAGATTTAACAAATAACAGATTGCATATATTGTGCTTTTATAAGTTAAAATCCTTAACATCTATTCTGAATTGAGGTGATgataaaaaatgctttaaaaaaatctgtctctAAAGCCAAACCATTTCCCCTGCTCTATTCAAAAAGGCAGCGATAGGGGTAGATGTTGCTGCTAATAAATAAAAAGTTCCtcccaaaaagaagaaaaacaacaaattCTCTGTAGGCACTACTGAATATAAGTTACATAATAAAATATGATTTCAAGACTAGTAAGGAGAGTGGGTGGAGAAAGAAAGTCTAAgtgtttcacttttctttctggtCAGCCAGTTTCCTTCCCATCAGCTCTTCCTGGTCCTATCTGACACTCTGAGACATATGTAAAGGTGTCAGCATCTCTTCAAAGATAGCTCCTTTTACGTTAGATCCTCTCAAGTTAGCTTCTTGTAGATCACACCCTGAAAGATCACAATTCTAAAGAGTACAGAGAAATGTCACTTATTAGTTTAAATGTACACAGAAATCATTCCTTAAGAGCTTGAGCCAATATAAATAGTGCTGGCTACTTATACAGAAAGACAGAATGCTTTGTACAGGGTCAGGCAATTATGTCTGgcagaaggctgcttactgagttttggcaagccattgagggccacatgacaggcagccaggggcagataaatattaattttctaattttttagcgGCCCCGCTGGccgggtagaatggcctggcaggccgcatccaacCCGCGGGCCACGTGTTGCTCACCCCTGGCTTAGTACAAGCTAGAGTTGCTTGAACACTAAGGTATCAGCCTAAATTTAAGCTTTTTTGCCATTCCTGGTGAGATTTCCAAAGCACGTCCAGTCATTTTTATAAGGAGGAATCTGAAGTTGCAGTTTGCACTTCAAAATGCATTAACTTCCACTCGGTGAGATGAAGTTATATCTCAATCCTAGATAGAAGGCATAATACTGAGATTCCACCATTTATAAATCGAGGGGCATACAGGGGTAACGGCTGGGAACAAACAATGCTGTTAGTTGCTAACAACAGACAGGTCCATAGCTCTTTATTGTGTTTTAGCCTACTAACTGACAGCAAGGAGGACTGCAAGTTTTGCCTTATCCTGTTTTCAGTGAAGTCAGCAGCAAAACTCCATCTAACTTCAAGTGATAAAGCAATTTCTTTGCATGTTCAGATCTTTGCAAGAGGCTACCCATTGGTAGGGCAATTTTTTTTGCCTGCTACCAAAGGAGCTTGAAAAATAAAGTGTCATGTCAGAAATAATGGGGCAGGAGTTAAGGATTTAGAATGTGAGAAACTGATTTTTGGAACAATAAGAATACTGAAAAACCGATATCTATTCAATGCAAGTGTTGTCTCTGATTTAAAATATACTTGGAGATGTTTCATTTAGTTCTATAATTCCTTGGCTGAAAAGGAATTAAGGCTGCTAATAACCCctttatttactgtatttaaagCACTACTTACCTCCAAGTCAGTTCCTGCCAGAGTTGCTCCTCGGAGGTTACAGTTTTTTAGCTTTGCATTTTTCAGCGTTGCTACTCTTAAATTAATTCCTGTCATCTGGCTTCCTTCCATGTCCACACCTTTCAGGTTAGCACCTAGGATATACAAACAGTAAGGAAATGAAGAGACAGTTGTGCTTGATGTTCACATGGCCATCCCTCTGCATAAGTCTTTATTAGTCTTGGGTCCTTTGGGATGTGGCCAGAAATACCTAACAAACCAACAGGAGAACTGATAACAAAACTCAGTAGCTCTGGACTTGTAGGTTAATTATTTAGCCACAGCATCTCCTCTCAGAGTATCTGTTGCACAAAGGAAGGCTAAAACTGTCCTGAACTTAGATTTAATCATTTATTGTACTTACAAAAAAGCCACAGAAGTCCTTGTCCTTTGTGACTAGTGCAAGGAGTACAGAGCAGGGAAAATTACTGTTTATATTACCTTCCAGGTTAGCTTTAAGGCCTGAAGGATCTTCAAAGTTGCATCCTTTTAGTGATGCTCCTTCTGCATTGGAACAAAGCATCTTTACACCTTGAAGGTTTGCACACTGGCAAAAACAGATGTATATACTATCAGTAAGGCACCAGTGGAAGTCAAACAGTGCAAAAGACAAGCAGTAACAGTTTGTTTGTATTAGATCATCACTGTGCCCTTCTGGCACAGAAGATGCTGCATCTCTGAGGACTAAAATTTTACCACCATTTTTTCACCAACCTCTGGAGATCACAAATATAGTCCACCATAGTTCTCTGAACAGCCACCCACCAAAGGCAAGCTCAAGTCCAAACACTTAAGCCAGTACTCCTATAGGAAATTATTTGGGGAGTAAAATAAACTTGGATGACCTTTAAATTTTGTAATTCCAAGCCTAGCAAGATAATACAGGAAGGCCTAATGTAAACTAAGTAATGAAATCGTAGGTATGTCGGTGTCTtcaaaaaggtttttaaaaaataataatgaataatcTGTACATTATAATTATTCCTCTTCCCAAGTAAGGAAGAGATCAGTCTTTTCAACAAAGCAACTCTTACATCAAGCACTGATCCAGAGAGGTCAGCTCGCTCCAGATTTGCGCAGCATAGGTTGGCATGTGCTAGGTTGCAGCGGCTTAAGTTAGCCATCTTGAAATTTATGTACCGAAGATCTAGACGGGAAAGATCTGCTCCACTGAAATTTAGACCCTGAAAAAAAGTTATGATAGCTGAAGTTGTATTATACTTAACTCCAGGTCTTCAGAAATGTTTTCAAAAGATGAATTTAGGGGCTCAAAACTCTACAGGCAGGCAATGTAACAAGTCTTTTCTGCTGTTAAGGcatccaaagaaaaaaaacctgaaatgcCTGACATCATGCGTTGGCCTGTTTCACATTTAGCTACAAAACATTTTTAAGTGAATGACTGCTCCTTGAAACTTTCAACCTAGAGCAATGCAAGACTGAGCAGAGGGACTTTCTCCTGCACGCTTGGTTTTGACATCATGTTGTTCTGCTATATCTTGAAATTGAGACcttctgtcatttaaaaaaaaaaaaaatgtaaatgaaggaGGAATAAAACCACACATGACTGATGTCACATGAGATTGCAGAGTATTTTGTTGTTGGATAGTTCAAAGCAAGGTTTGGATTTTAATACCTGACAACGCAGCTCAGACTTGGTTGGGGTTGCCAGCAAAAACCGGACAAATTCCTTTCGTGATATAGGAGAATGGTCCTCTGCTGGCTGTGAATTCTGTTGAGAGTTTTATCAAAGATGAAAAATCAACATTGATGGAGCTAAAAATTAATATAGCTGAGAGAAACAGGACATTTGCAGTCCAATACAGAAGTCAGAATTACCTTAATAGCTACTTCTAGATGTTCAATCAGTGAATCAATACCAAAAAACCTGGCTTCTTCCAAAACACCTAGCAAAAAAAAGTTACATATTGTTTAAGAGAGTGCTCAACCTTACAGGGAACCAAATTCCCTCCTTTACTTGAGGATAAGGGAGCTTAAGACATCTCAAAAAAAATGTGCCCAAGCACTTTgttcaatctgcccctcccctgtctGGGAGGAATATAAATTCATAATGTTCTCATTTCACCTTTTAACTGTACATGCTAGGATCTCTCAGGAAGATAGGTAGATCAGTTGTTCAGTTTCATGCACTCCTTGTAAACTGTTTTTGATCCAAAACAACTGTCAACCACATATAGTACATTAGATGTAATTGGGGGGTAAAGGAAAGGAGAGATTACTCATggttaaaaaaggaaaagtaacCCTGTAGTTTAGGAAAGGTGTGTTTCCAATACAGGCCATGTTCCTTTACACAAGAGACATCAAGACTTGGTAAATGAAGGTTCAGGAATCAAATCCAGAATACAGTTGCACATGAGGGAGTATCTTTCCAACCCTTAATCTGAGTGGGTTGGAACACTTTAGTCTTATTAAAATTAAATCTGTGGAACTGACTTTATCAATAACAAATGTACCACAGCTAAAGGATACAAACCCCCAAATGTGTGCACGCAGTTTCTACCAACTTAAGTGGATTTACCTGGGAACAGAGTTCAACTTAAAATTAATAAGTTACTGAAATATCACAGATAATGCATACCTAGTAAATTAATGCCATCATTTACAATGAGCTGTCCATGACGCAAATAGTTCAGAATTGGTTCAAAATACTCTGGACTGCGGTCAATTAGGAATGCTCCTCTGTGATCCTTCTTATTTCCCCAGGCATCTGTTTCCACAAAATAATCTATCATTAAATTTGATATGTAAATAAAATGCATATTCAGATTACCACTACCATAAAGTAAGCATCACACTGCCCAAATAGATTAGGTGGAGTTAGATATCTATTTTAAAGGGACACAATTTGGAAAACCATACTTTAAGCTCACATTCTTCTTGTGGTATGGAACCAGTGTTTTATGGTAATGCCAAAACCTTTAAGTTAAATGAGAATTCACAAAAGCAGTATTTGACTGCTTTAGAGTACCTgttccaggaaaaagaaaagatctaTCCTCTACTGGGTTGACACACTGACGTTGTTACCTAATAAACAACTGCTAAACCTGAGCAAGTTGTAACCAAAAATAGTGTTCATAATTAACATTATGTACTACTTTTTCAAGATATCATGCAAATATTAGACATAAATGGCATAAAAAGGAAAGTGTGAAACCAGAGCTTAGAAAGCTTTAACTTTATTTTCTAAGCAACTGATGACCAGCTGAAATTTTATCCTAACAGTATCTTTGCTATTTGCTTGAAAGAAGAAGCAGTGGTGGAAGGGAAGCATATACTAACCTTTATCTCTAAACATATGGGCCAGCATACTTTCAGGTTCTTTATTAACTAAAGTGCTCCTACAGAATAAGAAATAGGTCAGTTTAATCTGTACAAAAAAATGACCTCAGAGGAACATCACAATCATTACGTACAAGACTTTTCTGTGTACTTACAGTTCCACAAGTAGAAGATATGTATACATAATATGGTAACTTACAGGACCGCACAGTAAATATATCTGGCATTATACTGTCAGGACATGGTGAGAGAATTGTGTAAGCGTCTTGCTAAGGCTCCAGAAGGCATTAGTTTGTACAGTCACTATGGACTTACGCTGAAGGCTGCCCCCATCACCTAGCTCTGAATGGGTATCCAGTCATTTAGGTGGGAAGTCAAAAGGTAACTGGATGCAATGCTAGTCAAGTCCCCTTCAGTAGCTGTTAGCTACTGAAACTAGCATGTCTTACCCATGCTAGTCCAGGAACCATTTGGCTTGGATAGACCCACcgctgttttttttatttgtttttttttttcgttCAAGTTAGTTGAGAGTTTATTCCAAAGACCCTTTAAAAGCAGAGCATGCATTTGATTAACTGAAATACTGTAGAGATTACTCCATGTAttttcagttttctatccatttcTAATAATCTCTGAAAACTACTTAAGAACTAAGCTGGTGCAATTAATGCTACAAAAAGCTAAATAGTAAAAAGTTCTGACCCTccataaaacagatttttttccactCCTGGAAAAATTTAAAATCTGAAGTTTCAGCAATTGAACTTAGTTACTGTTTATGTCAGAGTTACTATCTAAAGTCCTTTTAAAACAAAAGGGTAACTAGTTACATCCTCACCGTGTGGTTGTAAAATATCGCCCTCCGACATTTAACGTTAACCAATCTGTGTGTGCTCCTGTTCGTTCTTCGTGAGGTTTTGCATCTGTCTGAGGATCTACATAGATGAAGTACAAAATAAGTGATTCTTAGTATAGCCATGTAATATTTCTGAACCCCTGTATCGTAAGCACTTCTTTAGAAAACTGCACACTAGATTTTCAGACTTACTTCAGATCTCCATTTTTCATAACGCAGACACTTACCAATAAATGGTCCCCcttcacaaacaaacaaaacgtCATCATCCCTGGGGAGGGAAAGGACAAATTAAGCATGCATTTTGAATGCCAGTCACTCATTCAGGCTTAGCCTGAAATCTATCATTTTCAGATAATAGCAAATGATTATTATTTACTTTGAAAAGAACTCTGATTTTATTTAGCTAACGGTGAGACTCCTAATTTACACTAGTGTGGGCAAGTTCAAGACTCATGTTCTCTGGTCTTAAATAGTTCATTTCAGGATGTTAGCTGTACTTCCTGTAAAGCACAGAGTAGCTAAACTCTCTTTTATCAAGACTATGTAGGCTTGTATTTACTAAACTAACTAATCCTCCATTGGCAACGCATGGCAGGGGCATACATGAGGGGGCACGTGTGCCCTACAAATTTCTGTGCTGATGGCAGGGttcaggcatggggctgcagcctggctagagCCAGTGtccagtagtggcagcagcatagaGTTGTGTCCCCCCACTGGCAGCACTTGTGCAACCCATGCAATCCTCACTCAAGTATTAACCCACTGGCCAGGTATAAGAGTTACAAGATAAAACCATGCATAAGCTCTGGGATCCCTTTGGAATCCACATTTCCTCTGAATAATTCAGATAGGGTTTAAATGTCATAAAATGCACCTTATTCAGGTAGCTTAAATTTTTCTCAGTCAAGAAATTGATTAcaagaacatttttatttaagcAAATTGAAGTGTAGTGTTCTCTTCATACAAAGATGTAACTAAGAGACCTAAGAGATCCAGGGCACAAAATAATTGCCAGAAAGGGTCAGAAAGACATCAGTCATACAGTACTGTGCAATTTATCAAGCGCACTGGTAGGACAGGATTTGCTTTCTTCTAATGTGTTAGATACTGACAACTGTTGGAGACATAAATACAAAATACCCCATTTACATGCGCATCAGGTAACTGCATCGTTTACCTAACTGCATAACATGATGCCAGTCCCAATATTTATGCGTACTGATTATGCTTTAACAGTGGTTATCTGCATATTAGTTAAGTGCACAGAGCTCTTCAACCCAACTGTCTACTTTGGGATGCAATTCAATTCTAACTGCAAAATTTGTGAATCTGATTGGGAATCATCATTTTCACGGCTTCTGAAATTGCCCTGAACTGAATAGGTTCTGTCCATTTCTATTAGACACACAAAGCTTCTGGGAAATATGCAGTTAACCCAAGCTGGCTACCTTGTTCTGGGTAAAATCACCACCTTTGTTCACAACCAAAGGTATGCACTTAGTTTGCTAAGGTGTAATATGATCCAGGAAGGATGTGCTCAATATCCTGATCAGTATCTGCACAGACTGATCTTCAGAGGGTTTCTGTAGCACTTCCCTGGAATATTTAGACAGATCTGTCTTGTCTTCAGTCAAGTTAGCTTGTATTTGGAAAACATTACCTAATCAAAGCGATGTCATCAATGAGTCCACCTTTTCCATTGTACACACTGGTTGCTTTAATTCCAAGTTTATTACTCGCCACAGACAGCAAGTCTGATAAAGTCCCATAAACAGCCACAACCTATAAAACAGAAGGCATATTGTTTAGTATCAGTTTAGATACCAAGCGTGGATAGGTCCTCTAGTCCCTTTTAAATCCAAAGGGCAAAAAGGCTATCTATAGGTTGTCCCATATGGGTGTTTTGGAATAGTCACACACACTTTATTAAGAAGCAATTTGAGTTTTAGAAAAAAACTGTTAAGATACCCTGAATTCAGTCTCTGTCCAACAGCTCCTAACAATGTTacaaaaaaattcttaaaaaaagaaagaaaaaccaagTAACCACCCAAAGGAAAAAATGCCTCCAAATACCCAACTGTTTGTAGGTGAGAACACAGTAAGTGTTATGCCAGATCAAGCCAGCAGTGCATCTCACTTGTTCTCTGGAAATTGCTGGTACCAAATGCCTGCGAGGAAAACTGAACTGAAACCCTGGAGAGGCATTTTAAGCAACCTACCCAGAGTGTCTTCCTAAAATCCCAGTGAAAAGGGGATGccttaaaaagcctgaggctttGCATACCTTAAAGATATGTTCCCAATTTAAATGAATTAGGGATTGGGAATAGGAGACCTAAATAAAGTGATAAGgatgactggaagtcctgccttGGGCTCTATGTTTTCCCTCACAAATAATTTCTGTACTTCTATTTGTCATGTCTACAATATGGGAAGAATTACTTTCCTACCTCTCCAGAACGCGTTGCTATTTACGATTTGTGCAACGCTCTGATCATGTGAATTGTTATACTTGCCAAGATTTTTGGAAATCCAGGGTATAGTTACACAAATGAAATACTTGTTGTTGCTCAAGTTCTTttaattttgatttgtttttgctAAATTACTCTGCATATTCTGAAGCCAgccatcacaaaaaaacccaacacaattATTGAGGTAGCCCTCACCAATAAGCACACCAACTGCatccagcatacattttatgaTTTTGGCAGACatactacatttaaaaaaccttGAGGAAACCACAATGATCCAATTTTCTCCCTATTTCAAGTATTTACACAGGTGGTGCTATTGTTAACAAATCCTAGCAACAGCATCAAATAGTGGAAAAGGAATCAAGAACCTTAGAGGCATTTGACTATTACAACTATTATAGctgaagggtttttttcattgtccaccccactgccccagcacACTCTCCAAGGCAAGGAGCAATTCTATTGCAAGCAGAACAGCCTTAATTTCAAGCCATTGAATTATCTACGGTTTAATCACCATACTGACAAATTTTACTAGACACAGTGAGGGGAAAAGGGACAGAAAACTGTCCAAAGTTTGGGAAGGTCTATGATACATTTCATAGTCTCTGGACCCAGACCATAAAAAGCCACCCTAATAATAACATGATAGAGGACAAGTACAGTATTTAAGGGTGAGGATAGGAAGTAAATCATTAATGCAGTGTAAAAACACAGGACTTGGAAGTCCTGTGCCCAAGTCCAGTCCCCTATGTTTACAAGCAACCATTTGTTTAAAAGGTTTCAGTGGAGAGGCAAAAAAATGAATGACCTGCATTAGACTTTTTCATTCATATGTTAAAAATAAGGAGATGTAAAGACTGCTGCTGAAAGAATGAGTATTGGATGCATGGCACTATATATAGAAGCCCTTCTTGTTGTAATATCCCCTTATCAGCCAGTTTATCCAAGGCTAGTAGGGTTCCATGGGaaagcaaaacatttcattcatttttcccACCGAACCAGGGCTACTGTGAGCTGGAAGGTGAGTAAGGGTTTCCAGTGCATGACAAGCCAAAAATCAGCCCCAGTGTAAATGAGCTGTTGAAGCTGAATGACTTGCTTCTTTACAGCAGGATTCGATTTGCTTCATTGACAACAGCAGTGAAAGAATAACTAGTCCTGGCAAATGTATTATGTAGCAACTGTTTTACAGTGAAACACTACTTATTTGCTTAGTTTCaggcctttttaaaaatcctttctaTTTCTACAATTAAAGACTAAAATGATGCTCATGTTCATTACAGAAATCAAGCAATACGGGTCCAAGGAGGACAGCAAAGAGGGATCACATTCAGTTAAGATACCTATTGGTTAATAGGTATGCAGTGACTGAGCCATTCTCCCCGTGTTCAATTTCAGACTCATGTTCAATATAGCCTTAGATGGCTATTTGGTGCAAAAATACCCACAAACAGTCTGTAGACTTCAACTGACACGTATGCCACGGTTGCCTAGATTGAGCAGGACCTGTATTTAGTGAGTGTGACGGTGACTAACTTCACTGAAATGCAACTCGGGCAAGAAGTTTTTAGCACCATTTTTTGAAGTCTTTTCTCCCTCTCACCTGCATACATCCTCTCAAGTTAAAAGGTCAGCATATAACATTACGTACGCTGCTGACTCATGTGCTCTATCCTACTCCCACTAATGCCAGTGAAAGTTACAGACTTACAGGGTAGCAAAAATACACTGTAATAAAGATGACCAGTAAAGGGTGGGATGGGATCTCCTCAAATCTTTTATCAGTCTATGTGTGCTTGATTAAAACTACTGAATCCTTCATCCAGACAACAAACATACAGATGGGCGTTAGTGCAAGCTTGTCCAAGTCTGTCCTGCCCCTGCGTTTTAAATGAAAGCGTAGGTCCGTCTCAATCCATATGACAAAACCCAGGGAATACACAGTGCAGAGTGGTGCCCATTACACAAGAGATACCAGAAGAGACAGAAATGCTAATATTTCCTTAGTGAGACGCACCCAACTTTCAGCAAGCAAGCCACTCTAGTAAGAAGGAAAAAgagtaacttttttttaaatgattgcaTTAAAATATAAAGATTTGCACTTCCTTTCTATTCAGAAGAAAAGCGGGAGTGTCATGGAGACAGGAAACAAGAAAAGCAAGGGCCTGGGTTGTCGGGGCAGACTGAAAGCGCCTTCCCGCTCTCTGCTGTGAGAGACATGGGTACAGGATCCGGACACGGACACTTCGCTGTTT
Coding sequences:
- the KCTD9 gene encoding BTB/POZ domain-containing protein KCTD9, whose amino-acid sequence is MRRVTLFVNGSPRNGKVVAVYGTLSDLLSVASNKLGIKATSVYNGKGGLIDDIALIRDDDVLFVCEGGPFIDPQTDAKPHEERTGAHTDWLTLNVGGRYFTTTRSTLVNKEPESMLAHMFRDKDAWGNKKDHRGAFLIDRSPEYFEPILNYLRHGQLIVNDGINLLGVLEEARFFGIDSLIEHLEVAIKNSQPAEDHSPISRKEFVRFLLATPTKSELRCQGLNFSGADLSRLDLRYINFKMANLSRCNLAHANLCCANLERADLSGSVLDCANLQGVKMLCSNAEGASLKGCNFEDPSGLKANLEGANLKGVDMEGSQMTGINLRVATLKNAKLKNCNLRGATLAGTDLENCDLSGCDLQEANLRGSNVKGAIFEEMLTPLHMSQSVR